Within the Acidobacteriota bacterium genome, the region TTCGCCATGTCCGCGTACTGCGCTCGTGCCCGCATCAGCGCGAACGCGCCGTTATCGCCGACGATGCCGTTGATCATGAGAAGGCAGACCGCGAATCCGAGGCCAATCAGCACGTGACGACGGCCGCGTCCCCACGTACGGGCGTTCGCGACACCATTGGTCTTCATGCGCGTGGCAGGCATCAGCCAACTGTTGTACCCTAACTCGCGACGTTTGTACACCGGAAAACGCAAGAGGATTCTTGTCGGATCCGAGGAGCCAAACCGTGGAGCCGTCCGACGTCGTGATCGTACTCACCACGCTGCCAGCGGGCGCCGACCCAGGCCCCTTCGCGACTGCTCTGGTGGAAGAACATCTGGCGGCGTGTGTCTCCGTCTCAGCCGAGGTGCGCTCGACCTACCGTTGGGAGGGCAGCGTGACCGAGGACGTCGAACGGCAGGTGATCATTAAAACCGCCGCGAGTCGCATCCAGGATCTGCGCGCCAGGCTGACGATCCTGCATCCCTGTACCGTGCCCGAGTTCATCGTCCTCACCGCGGCCGGCGGCAGCGACGACTATCTGGCGTGGGTTCGTCAGTCGGTGCTTGGCTGAGCTATCATCCTTGACACGTCAGATGGCACGTCCGTCAGAACCCGTCCAGTCGCCGTCAGGGCAGCCCCGAACCGCGTTCGATGGCGTGCGGGCGTTCATGCTGACGAGCATCGCCGGGTACCTCATCGCCGTCGGCGCCAGCGTCAAGATCATCATCTTCGCCCTGTCCTCCGCCGGCGTGGCAGTTTCCGGCGTCCTGCAGGTGCTGAGCAGCCTGGGCGGCCTCGCGCTCGCCACCGGCGCCGGCGTCATGGTCTACAAGCTCGTCCAGGTGGCCCGTCGCCGTCTGCTCTGGCGCGTGCGCCGCAAGCTGATAGTCTCGTATCTGCTCATCGGGTTCGTGCCGGCCGTCCTGATCGTGATCTTCTTCGTGCTGTGCGGCTGGCTGCTGCTCACCAACGTCAGTTCGTACCTCGTGCGTTCGTCGCTGGCTGAACTCGGAAACCGGGCATCCAGCGTCGCCGCCAGCGCGGCTGTCGAGCTCGAGCGTGCGTCGGACCGCACCGACGCGACGGCCATCCTGGAGCGCCACCGCGCGTCGAATCGGCAGAGGTTGCCGGGTCTCTCACTAGCCGTCGTGCCCATCGATCCCAAACGATGCGCCGGCCAGAACGGCGGGCGATCGGCCCTAAGTGCTGTCTTGCGAGCCTCGCCCGTCACGGTCGGCGAGTGGGCGGTTGGCGAGCCGCCGGAGCAGCTGCCGCTCTGGATCGGATGTGACGGATTCGCGGGGGCTCTGGCGTACGAAGTCGGGGACGCGACCGCCGTCGATCGAGAGGCGACTCTCGTCGTGCGCGCCGTGGCAATGTCGCCGAGGTCGGCCGGCTACGCGGTTGTCGCCGATCTGCCGGTGTCGGAAACCGTCAAGACGCGGATCGAGGAAGCCACCAGTATCGCGATAGGCCGTGCGAGCCTGATCGCCCCGGCGGCCACCCCGCTCAAGGGCCAGGCGCGCCCCGTCGCCGCGCGCGCGGCCGGCCCTGGAGAGCCGACCCCGATCCCGTCGGTGGCGCTGCTGGACGTGTACGACTGGCCATCCGGAAGAGCCGAGGCACTGCCGCTGCAGATCGGCATGAGCGTGCAGGGCATCTATCACCGGCTGTCGGTCACGCAGGCCTCGATCGGAAAGCGCACCTTCGAGGACCTGCTTATCTACTGGCTGCTCGGGGTGACCGCGTTGTTCCTGATCATCGAGGTCGGCGCAGCGGCCACGGGTATGGCATTGGCTCGATCGATCACCGGCTCGGTGCACGAGCTGTTCGCCGGGACCGAACGCGTGAGGCAGGGAGATTTCGGGCATCGCATCGCCGTCCGCGCCGACGATCAGCTGGGCGAACTGGCCGATTCGTTCAACCTGATGACCGCGAGCATCGAAGACTTGCTGCGCCAGTCCGCGGAGAAGAAGCGACTCGACGAAGAGATGCGCCTCGCCAGAGAAAGCCAGATGTCGTTGCTCCCGCGAGGCCCGCTCGAGATTCCGGGCATGCGCGTGGCGGCCGTCTGCGTGCCAGCACGGGAGGTGGGCGGCGATTACTACGACGTGCTGCCGCTGCCGGATGGCCGGGTCGGCATGCTGATCGCCGACGTGTCGGGCAAGGGGATGTCGGCGGCGCTGTATATGGCCGAGTTGAAGGGCCTGATTCTCTCTCTCAGCCAGATCCATCAGTCGCCGCGGGATCTGCTGATAGCGGCCAACCGCCTGATCTCGGAACATCTGGACAGCCGGAGTTTCATCACCATGACGTACGCCGTCATCGATCCGGCCGCGCGGACGATGACGTATGCCAGAGCGGGGCACACACCGCTGTTGTACCTGCCCGGCAGCCCCGCATCAGGCCGGAGGGTGAAGATTCTCGTCCCCGATGGCATGGTGCTGGGACTGCGCCTCGACAACGGCGAGCGCTTCAGCGCGCTGCTCTACGAAGCCACGCTGTCGCTCGGGCCGGGCGACCGGCTCGCGTTCTTTACCGACGGCATCAGCGAGGCGATGGACGATCAGTCCGAGTGCTTCGGCGAGCCCCGGCTGGGCCAGCTCATCGAGGAGCATGCCCATCTGTCGGTCGAAGAATTGCGTGAGCGCATCCTGCGCGAGATCGACGCGTTCGTGGGGGGCATCCCCCAGCACGACGACATGACGCTCATCCTCCTCGAGGTGGACGGCGGCCAGCGGGACGAATCGAATCATGGCTGAACCTGTCGTGGTGCTGGTCACCCACTCGAACATCGAAGCCAGCGTGGTCACGAGCCTGCTCGACGCCCACTGCATCCCCGCGGCGATTCAGTCCGACGTGCCGAACTCGGTCCTGCCGTTCAACCGGGACGTGTTCGGCACGGTGTGCGTCTCGGTTCGAGCCGAGAACGCCGAGCAGGCGCGGCAGGTGATCGCCGACTACCGGAGTGCCGAGCACGCGGGCCAGGCCGTACGTCTGCGTGACGAGTTCCAGGCCGTGTCGGCGATTCTCGGATACAAGTTTCGCGATCCGGGATTGCTGGAGCAGGCGCTCACTCATCGATCGCGGGCCAACGAGGACGTGACCGGCGGCGTCGAGGACAACGAGTCACTCGAGTTCCTCGGAGACGCTGTCCTGGGGCTGGTCATCGTAGACATGCTGTTCGACCGATATCCGGACCGCGACGAAGGGCAGAAGTCGAAGATGAAGGCGGCGCTCGTGTCCACCGCGACGCTGGCGCGCCTGGCGGCGCGGCTGCAACTGGGCGACCATCTGCTGCTCGGCAAGGGCGAGGAGAAGACGGGCGGCCGTCGCAAGCAGGCGCTGCTGGCCGACGTCTTCGAGGCCGTGATCGCGGCGTTGTACCTGGACGGCGGGCTGAACGCCGCACGCACCTTCATCGTCCGCGAGTTCGACCAGATCATGCGCGACTCCGCCGTCGACGGCGGCATGAGCGACGATCACAAGTCCGTGCTGCAGGAACTGCTGCAGTCGCGCGGCGACCCGCTTCCCGAATACGTCGTGGTGGCCGAGACCGGGCCCGCTCACCGGCGAGTGTTTCGGATCGAACTTCGCGTCCGCGGCGACGTGATCGCCGTTGGAGAAGGGCGGACGAAGAAGGATGCCGAACAGGACGCCGCCCGCCTCGGACGTCAGGCCCTCTCCGAGTAGCGCCGACACCGCCCCGTCGGCGAGACACCACACGGACTTCCATTCTGTAAACCCGCACTGGCCTCGACGAGTC harbors:
- a CDS encoding divalent-cation tolerance protein CutA, translated to MEPSDVVIVLTTLPAGADPGPFATALVEEHLAACVSVSAEVRSTYRWEGSVTEDVERQVIIKTAASRIQDLRARLTILHPCTVPEFIVLTAAGGSDDYLAWVRQSVLG
- a CDS encoding SpoIIE family protein phosphatase, with the translated sequence MARPSEPVQSPSGQPRTAFDGVRAFMLTSIAGYLIAVGASVKIIIFALSSAGVAVSGVLQVLSSLGGLALATGAGVMVYKLVQVARRRLLWRVRRKLIVSYLLIGFVPAVLIVIFFVLCGWLLLTNVSSYLVRSSLAELGNRASSVAASAAVELERASDRTDATAILERHRASNRQRLPGLSLAVVPIDPKRCAGQNGGRSALSAVLRASPVTVGEWAVGEPPEQLPLWIGCDGFAGALAYEVGDATAVDREATLVVRAVAMSPRSAGYAVVADLPVSETVKTRIEEATSIAIGRASLIAPAATPLKGQARPVAARAAGPGEPTPIPSVALLDVYDWPSGRAEALPLQIGMSVQGIYHRLSVTQASIGKRTFEDLLIYWLLGVTALFLIIEVGAAATGMALARSITGSVHELFAGTERVRQGDFGHRIAVRADDQLGELADSFNLMTASIEDLLRQSAEKKRLDEEMRLARESQMSLLPRGPLEIPGMRVAAVCVPAREVGGDYYDVLPLPDGRVGMLIADVSGKGMSAALYMAELKGLILSLSQIHQSPRDLLIAANRLISEHLDSRSFITMTYAVIDPAARTMTYARAGHTPLLYLPGSPASGRRVKILVPDGMVLGLRLDNGERFSALLYEATLSLGPGDRLAFFTDGISEAMDDQSECFGEPRLGQLIEEHAHLSVEELRERILREIDAFVGGIPQHDDMTLILLEVDGGQRDESNHG
- the rnc gene encoding ribonuclease III; its protein translation is MAEPVVVLVTHSNIEASVVTSLLDAHCIPAAIQSDVPNSVLPFNRDVFGTVCVSVRAENAEQARQVIADYRSAEHAGQAVRLRDEFQAVSAILGYKFRDPGLLEQALTHRSRANEDVTGGVEDNESLEFLGDAVLGLVIVDMLFDRYPDRDEGQKSKMKAALVSTATLARLAARLQLGDHLLLGKGEEKTGGRRKQALLADVFEAVIAALYLDGGLNAARTFIVREFDQIMRDSAVDGGMSDDHKSVLQELLQSRGDPLPEYVVVAETGPAHRRVFRIELRVRGDVIAVGEGRTKKDAEQDAARLGRQALSE